A genomic window from Arthrobacter sp. FW305-BF8 includes:
- a CDS encoding TlpA family protein disulfide reductase, protein MTETPKSSRRSVLAAGGLALTAITLGLSACAQEDALAKQAKAGDNKNYVAGDGSVTEFAAAERKSGIQIQGTLFNGTAVAPEDFLGKVTVLNFWFAGCAPCRVEAPSLEALHQEFKTKGVQFFGVNLRDEKATADAFDKTFGLTYPSFDDKDGSVLLAVSGLVPPGAVPTTLVVDKQGRVASRVLGEIEKGTLKALIQSAVAE, encoded by the coding sequence ATGACTGAAACACCCAAAAGTTCCCGCCGCAGCGTCCTTGCCGCCGGCGGCCTGGCCCTCACCGCGATCACGCTGGGCCTGTCCGCCTGCGCCCAGGAGGACGCCCTGGCCAAGCAGGCCAAGGCCGGGGACAACAAGAACTACGTGGCAGGCGACGGTTCGGTGACTGAGTTCGCCGCAGCCGAGCGCAAGTCCGGCATCCAGATCCAGGGAACCCTGTTCAACGGCACCGCCGTTGCCCCCGAGGATTTCCTGGGCAAGGTCACCGTGCTGAACTTCTGGTTCGCCGGTTGCGCGCCCTGCCGGGTGGAAGCGCCATCCCTGGAGGCCCTCCACCAGGAGTTCAAGACCAAGGGCGTCCAGTTCTTCGGCGTGAACCTGCGCGATGAGAAGGCCACAGCCGACGCCTTCGACAAGACCTTCGGCCTCACCTACCCGAGCTTCGACGACAAGGACGGCAGCGTGCTGCTGGCCGTGTCCGGCCTGGTGCCCCCGGGCGCCGTTCCCACAACGCTCGTGGTGGATAAGCAGGGCCGGGTGGCGTCGCGCGTTCTGGGGGAGATCGAGAAGGGCACACTCAAAGCTCTCATCCAGTCCGCCGTGGCAGAGTAA